Proteins from a single region of Pseudomonas phenolilytica:
- a CDS encoding SDR family oxidoreductase, with translation MSKTQLFDLDGKIAFVSGASRGIGEAVARLLAQQGAHVIVSSRKLEGCQAVADSIIADGGKATAVACHIGEMEQIQAVFARIREEFGRLDILVNNAATNPQFCHILDTDVSAFQKTVDVNVRGYFYMSVEAGKLMRQQGGGSIINVASINGVSPGDFQGIYSITKGAVINMTKAFAKECAQFGIRCNALLPGLTDTKFASALVKNDSIREAALQHIPLRRVANPSEMAGAVLYLASDASSYTTGVALNVDGGYLA, from the coding sequence ATGTCCAAAACCCAACTGTTCGACCTGGATGGCAAGATCGCCTTCGTCTCTGGCGCCAGCCGTGGCATCGGCGAAGCCGTTGCCCGCCTGCTGGCCCAGCAGGGTGCCCACGTGATCGTCTCCAGCCGCAAGCTCGAAGGCTGTCAGGCCGTGGCCGATTCGATCATCGCCGACGGCGGCAAGGCCACTGCCGTAGCCTGCCATATCGGCGAAATGGAGCAGATCCAGGCCGTCTTCGCCAGGATTCGCGAAGAGTTCGGCCGTCTCGACATTCTGGTGAACAACGCCGCCACCAACCCCCAGTTCTGCCACATCCTCGACACCGACGTGTCGGCGTTCCAGAAGACCGTCGATGTCAACGTCCGCGGCTACTTCTATATGTCCGTCGAAGCCGGCAAGTTGATGCGCCAGCAGGGTGGCGGCAGCATCATCAACGTCGCCTCGATCAATGGCGTATCGCCGGGTGATTTCCAGGGCATCTATTCGATCACCAAAGGCGCTGTGATCAACATGACCAAGGCCTTCGCCAAAGAGTGCGCACAGTTCGGCATCCGCTGCAACGCCCTGCTGCCAGGCCTGACCGACACCAAGTTCGCTTCGGCACTGGTCAAGAACGACAGCATCCGTGAGGCGGCCTTGCAGCACATTCCCCTGCGCCGCGTTGCCAATCCCAGCGAAATGGCCGGCGCCGTGCTGTACCTCGCCAGCGACGCATCCAGCTACACCACCGGTGTGGCACTCAACGTTGACGGCGGCTACCTGGCCTGA